In one window of uncultured Acetobacteroides sp. DNA:
- a CDS encoding ATP-binding protein: MQLDYKVEGGDFARAGWASSQVKKVLKQLNIDQSVIKRVVVALYEAEVNIVAHAYRGVITVNIDAEKIRMKLEDEGPGIPDIPLAMQRGYSTASPQVREMGFGAGMGLPNIDTNADVFDIKTDLGVGTTLDITINLKAQVE; the protein is encoded by the coding sequence ATGCAGCTCGATTACAAAGTAGAGGGGGGCGATTTTGCTCGGGCAGGATGGGCATCTAGTCAGGTGAAAAAGGTGCTTAAGCAGCTCAATATCGACCAAAGCGTGATTAAACGCGTTGTGGTTGCGCTATACGAGGCCGAGGTAAATATCGTTGCCCATGCCTACCGGGGCGTTATTACGGTAAATATCGATGCCGAAAAGATTAGGATGAAGCTTGAGGATGAAGGTCCTGGAATTCCCGATATTCCACTGGCAATGCAAAGAGGGTATTCTACCGCATCGCCACAAGTACGCGAAATGGGCTTTGGGGCCGGGATGGGGCTTCCCAATATCGACACCAATGCCGATGTATTTGACATAAAAACCGACCTTGGAGTTGGAACTACGCTTGATATTACGATTAACCTAAAAGCACAAGTGGAATAG
- a CDS encoding [Fe-Fe] hydrogenase large subunit C-terminal domain-containing protein, giving the protein MKILEDVCIGCSHCVRVCPTEALRIRDGKSHLYPDRCVDCGECYRVCPVNAIINYHDDFDKIFKYKHRIALVPSIVLGQFKDGIEPEHVFTVLKGLGFTDICEGEEGARLLAELVNQRVADRTVEHPVISSFCPAVVRLIQVNFPGLTPNIMPIKAPLDFSAMYIRQKYREMGIDDDDVGIFYITPCAAKIVAIVSPVAVDNSGINGFINLDFIYNKVMKVIKSTGGAKNIAPDRKSNLNGKQMLWSLTGGEAACIKGRSLSIDGMKNVIDFLERLENDEVENVDFLELRMCDQSCAGGILAPANRFLVVERMQKRARNVDASTLTFDIDSYSDMLEANAFTEDVRPRTSLRYDIDVSKAIAKMEKVRRLMCFLPGIDCSVCGAPTCQAHAEDVVQGRSVITNCIFLQKKLENQRLLDSKHALRMIEKIWGKDRFDKDCTKRGKKNEDR; this is encoded by the coding sequence TTGAAAATATTGGAAGATGTTTGCATCGGATGCTCACATTGTGTACGAGTTTGCCCTACCGAGGCTCTGCGCATCAGGGATGGCAAATCGCATCTTTATCCAGACAGATGTGTCGACTGTGGCGAGTGCTACCGCGTTTGTCCTGTTAACGCCATCATCAACTATCACGACGATTTCGATAAGATATTCAAGTATAAGCATCGCATTGCGCTTGTTCCATCCATTGTGTTGGGGCAGTTTAAGGATGGCATAGAGCCCGAGCATGTGTTTACGGTGCTTAAAGGATTAGGCTTTACCGACATTTGCGAGGGCGAAGAGGGGGCGCGTCTTCTTGCGGAGCTGGTCAACCAGCGTGTTGCCGATCGAACTGTTGAGCATCCTGTGATATCCTCGTTCTGTCCGGCAGTTGTTCGTCTTATTCAGGTAAACTTTCCGGGACTTACCCCTAACATCATGCCAATAAAGGCGCCGCTCGACTTCTCAGCTATGTACATCCGTCAAAAGTATCGTGAGATGGGCATTGATGATGACGATGTTGGAATCTTTTACATTACGCCTTGTGCTGCAAAGATTGTAGCCATCGTTTCGCCTGTTGCGGTCGATAACTCGGGCATCAACGGCTTTATTAATCTCGACTTTATATATAATAAGGTGATGAAGGTAATAAAGTCGACGGGTGGCGCAAAGAATATTGCTCCCGATCGCAAGTCGAACCTTAACGGTAAGCAGATGCTTTGGTCGCTCACTGGTGGAGAAGCAGCCTGCATAAAGGGACGATCGCTGTCGATTGATGGAATGAAAAACGTAATCGACTTTCTGGAAAGGTTGGAAAACGACGAGGTCGAGAACGTTGACTTCCTTGAGCTGCGCATGTGCGATCAAAGTTGTGCCGGAGGTATTCTTGCGCCTGCCAACCGATTCCTTGTTGTGGAGCGAATGCAAAAGCGTGCCCGAAATGTTGATGCAAGCACGCTAACTTTTGATATTGATAGCTACTCCGATATGCTAGAAGCCAATGCCTTCACCGAGGATGTTCGCCCACGAACCAGTCTCCGTTACGACATAGATGTAAGTAAGGCAATCGCAAAGATGGAGAAGGTGAGAAGGCTTATGTGCTTCCTCCCTGGTATTGATTGTTCCGTTTGCGGTGCACCAACCTGTCAGGCGCATGCCGAGGATGTTGTCCAAGGTCGTTCGGTTATTACCAACTGCATATTTCTCCAGAAGAAGCTCGAAAACCAGCGGCTGCTCGATAGCAAGCATGCGCTGAGAATGATAGAGAAAATTTGGGGTAAAGATAGATTCGATAAAGATTGTACTAAAAGAGGAAAGAAGAATGAAGATCGCTGA
- a CDS encoding DRTGG domain-containing protein: MKIAEIVDKLGLKVCSGAEGLENEVTGGYASDLLSDVMGNAQTGNIWVTLQTHKNIMAVASLKDLSAVVLVKGLEPDSDTAAQSNEEGIPILSTEMETFDVVGKLFGLLNESEPFLYYYCQ, translated from the coding sequence ATGAAGATCGCTGAAATTGTAGATAAGCTAGGTCTTAAGGTTTGTTCGGGAGCCGAGGGGCTGGAGAATGAGGTAACCGGAGGTTATGCTTCCGACCTGCTTAGTGATGTAATGGGAAATGCGCAGACGGGTAATATCTGGGTTACCCTGCAAACTCATAAGAATATTATGGCCGTTGCAAGCCTAAAAGATCTTTCTGCGGTTGTTCTTGTAAAGGGGCTTGAGCCCGATAGCGACACAGCAGCCCAAAGTAATGAAGAGGGGATTCCAATTCTTAGCACCGAAATGGAAACATTTGATGTTGTTGGGAAACTCTTTGGCTTGTTGAACGAATCAGAACCTTTCCTTTATTACTACTGCCAATAA
- a CDS encoding PHP domain-containing protein, translating into MVEYRGDLHIHTVISPCGDLEMSPTNIVAKAKEVGLCIIGITDHNCTKHAPLVRALAERDGIFVLMGAEVTTREEAHCLTFFPDEDSLNQFQSYIEERLPPIPLNPAIFGYQVVVNEQEEILEELPYLLISGLDASIEEIEQVVHSLGGLFIPAHVNKNKYSVISQLGFIPFDLNYDALEISQHTSKAEFCKLFPYLDGKPFIQSSDSHFIDAIGTVTTCFNLNELTFDEVKQAFQNANGRFVRIP; encoded by the coding sequence ATGGTTGAATATAGAGGCGATTTGCATATTCATACCGTAATATCGCCTTGTGGCGATCTGGAAATGAGCCCAACCAACATAGTTGCAAAAGCAAAAGAGGTTGGCCTTTGTATTATTGGCATAACCGACCATAATTGTACAAAGCATGCTCCTCTTGTTCGTGCTTTAGCCGAACGCGACGGCATTTTTGTGCTGATGGGTGCTGAGGTAACTACTCGCGAAGAAGCTCATTGCCTTACATTCTTTCCAGATGAGGATTCGCTTAACCAATTTCAGTCATATATTGAGGAGAGGTTGCCTCCAATTCCTCTAAACCCTGCTATTTTTGGATATCAGGTAGTGGTAAACGAGCAGGAAGAGATCTTGGAAGAGTTGCCATATCTGTTGATATCAGGTTTAGATGCCTCTATCGAAGAGATTGAGCAAGTTGTTCATAGTTTAGGAGGACTGTTTATTCCGGCACATGTAAATAAAAACAAGTATAGCGTTATATCACAGCTCGGCTTTATCCCGTTTGACCTTAACTATGATGCTCTGGAGATATCTCAGCATACGTCTAAAGCGGAGTTCTGCAAGTTGTTTCCCTACCTCGACGGTAAACCCTTTATACAAAGTTCCGATTCTCACTTTATCGATGCTATTGGAACCGTAACTACCTGTTTTAATCTAAACGAGTTGACGTTTGATGAGGTAAAACAGGCATTTCAAAACGCAAATGGACGGTTTGTAAGGATACCTTAA
- a CDS encoding ATP-binding protein, with amino-acid sequence MKDLSLHILDIVQNSTRANATLVEIFVEEDVNRNLISITIKDNGNGMSPDMVKQVEDPFVTSRTTRKVGLGIPLFKQSATQSGGELHISSAVDIGTTVVATFKMDNIDTPPWGDLPGVISLIASGNPTVNFIYDHSYNGNHYIFDTREVKEILGETPISEPQIANFLKEMISENLDEIKK; translated from the coding sequence ATGAAAGATTTGTCGCTGCATATTCTGGATATTGTTCAGAATTCAACCCGAGCGAATGCAACACTGGTTGAAATTTTCGTCGAAGAGGATGTCAACAGAAATCTCATATCTATTACTATTAAAGATAATGGCAACGGAATGTCTCCTGATATGGTAAAGCAGGTTGAGGATCCTTTTGTAACCTCTCGTACAACCCGAAAGGTGGGGCTTGGCATTCCGCTTTTTAAGCAGAGCGCAACTCAGAGTGGGGGAGAATTGCATATTTCCTCAGCGGTTGATATAGGAACTACAGTGGTTGCAACCTTTAAGATGGATAACATTGATACTCCTCCATGGGGAGATTTGCCTGGTGTTATCTCCCTTATTGCGTCAGGGAATCCTACCGTAAATTTTATTTACGATCATTCCTATAATGGTAATCATTACATTTTCGATACCCGTGAGGTGAAAGAGATCTTGGGTGAAACTCCAATTTCTGAGCCTCAAATTGCCAATTTCCTTAAAGAAATGATTTCCGAAAACCTTGATGAAATAAAAAAATAA
- a CDS encoding (2Fe-2S) ferredoxin domain-containing protein, producing MTKVKSLADLKQMKANLEAKVNLREKAETVEDHVQVKVAMATCGIASGAKTVMEYLIEEFDKRGISAVVTQTGCMGYCYAEPTIEVKRPGEEPVVFGYVDTKKVDEIIEKYIKNGELVDGIIPVNYQSIK from the coding sequence ATGACCAAAGTTAAATCATTGGCAGATCTGAAGCAGATGAAAGCCAACCTTGAGGCTAAGGTTAACCTTAGGGAAAAGGCCGAAACGGTAGAAGACCATGTGCAGGTTAAGGTTGCAATGGCAACCTGTGGCATTGCCTCTGGTGCAAAAACCGTAATGGAATACTTAATTGAAGAGTTTGATAAGCGCGGGATATCTGCGGTTGTTACTCAAACTGGATGCATGGGCTACTGTTACGCCGAACCCACGATTGAGGTTAAGCGTCCTGGCGAAGAGCCTGTTGTATTCGGGTATGTTGATACTAAGAAGGTTGATGAAATCATAGAAAAGTACATCAAAAACGGTGAACTTGTTGATGGTATCATTCCTGTAAACTATCAGTCTATTAAATAG
- a CDS encoding NADH-quinone oxidoreductase subunit NuoF has product MSKYKMHILVCGGTGCRASESDVIVANLKKELAAKGLENDVQVIMTGCFGFCEKGPIVKIMPDNTFYVQVKPEDVVEIVNEHIVKGRKVMRLLYVDPTSQDHISDSKHMEFYKKQIRIALRNCGFINPENVDEYIARDGYLALGKALTEMKPQDVIDEIKKSGLRGRGGGGFPTGLKWDFASKNKADQKYVVCNADEGDPGAFMDRSILEGDPHSVIEAMALCGYSIGATKGLVYIRAEYPLAIHRLKVAIDQAREYGLLGDDIMGTGFRFDIELRYGAGAFVCGEETALIHSMEGLRGEPTVKPPFPAESGYKAKPTNVNNVETLASVPVILLKGAEWFASIGTEKSKGTKVFALAGKINNVGLIEVPMGTTLREVIFEIGGGIKNGKKFKAVQTGGPSGGCLTEKHLDTPIDFDNLIAVGSMMGSGGMIVMDEDDCMVSVAKFFLEFTVEESCGKCAPCRIGNKRLHELLDRITKGNGTLEDLDRLRNLSHVIKDTALCGLGQTSPNPVLSTLDNFYNEYLDHVNEKKCTAGQCKALMTYVIDPDACVGCTACARNCPVNAIAGERKQPHVINPAICIKCGACMEKCKFNAINIK; this is encoded by the coding sequence ATGTCTAAGTATAAAATGCATATTCTAGTATGTGGTGGTACTGGATGTAGAGCTTCGGAAAGCGACGTTATTGTTGCTAACCTGAAAAAAGAACTTGCAGCAAAGGGACTCGAAAATGATGTTCAGGTTATCATGACTGGTTGCTTTGGCTTCTGCGAAAAGGGACCAATTGTGAAGATTATGCCCGATAATACATTCTACGTACAGGTAAAACCTGAAGATGTAGTAGAAATAGTAAACGAGCATATCGTTAAGGGACGTAAGGTAATGCGTCTGCTTTATGTTGATCCAACATCCCAAGATCATATATCGGACTCCAAGCACATGGAGTTCTACAAGAAGCAAATTCGTATTGCACTTCGCAACTGCGGATTTATCAATCCTGAAAATGTTGATGAGTATATTGCTCGTGATGGTTACTTGGCTTTAGGTAAGGCATTAACCGAAATGAAGCCTCAGGATGTTATCGATGAGATTAAGAAATCAGGTCTTCGTGGTCGTGGAGGCGGTGGTTTCCCAACTGGATTAAAGTGGGATTTTGCCTCCAAGAACAAGGCAGACCAAAAATATGTGGTTTGTAACGCTGATGAGGGAGACCCAGGTGCGTTTATGGATCGCTCGATCTTAGAGGGTGACCCTCACTCCGTAATTGAGGCTATGGCTCTTTGCGGATACTCTATAGGTGCTACCAAGGGCTTGGTTTACATTCGTGCCGAATATCCGTTGGCAATTCATCGTCTTAAGGTTGCCATTGACCAGGCTCGCGAGTATGGCTTGTTGGGCGATGATATTATGGGAACAGGCTTCCGATTCGATATAGAACTTCGCTACGGTGCAGGTGCCTTTGTTTGTGGAGAAGAAACCGCTTTGATTCACTCGATGGAAGGTCTTCGTGGTGAGCCAACCGTTAAACCTCCATTCCCCGCAGAATCAGGTTATAAGGCTAAACCTACTAACGTAAACAACGTAGAAACTCTTGCTAGCGTTCCTGTAATTCTTTTAAAAGGTGCAGAGTGGTTTGCAAGCATAGGAACCGAGAAGTCTAAGGGTACTAAGGTTTTCGCTCTAGCAGGCAAAATCAATAACGTAGGACTTATTGAAGTCCCAATGGGAACCACCCTTCGTGAGGTTATCTTCGAAATTGGAGGGGGCATCAAGAATGGTAAGAAGTTTAAGGCTGTTCAAACAGGAGGACCATCTGGTGGTTGCTTGACAGAAAAACACCTTGATACTCCAATTGACTTTGACAATCTTATCGCAGTAGGCTCTATGATGGGTTCGGGCGGTATGATTGTAATGGATGAAGACGATTGCATGGTGTCGGTTGCCAAATTTTTCCTTGAGTTTACTGTTGAGGAGTCGTGCGGAAAGTGTGCTCCTTGCCGTATTGGTAATAAGCGACTACACGAACTCTTAGATAGAATAACCAAGGGCAATGGTACGCTAGAGGATCTTGATCGTTTACGCAACCTATCTCATGTAATTAAGGACACTGCTCTTTGCGGGCTTGGACAAACTTCGCCAAACCCAGTTCTTTCAACGCTTGACAATTTCTACAACGAATATCTCGATCACGTTAACGAGAAGAAGTGTACTGCAGGACAATGTAAGGCTCTGATGACCTATGTTATCGATCCAGACGCTTGTGTTGGATGTACCGCTTGTGCTCGTAATTGCCCTGTTAATGCAATTGCAGGCGAACGTAAGCAGCCACATGTTATTAACCCTGCTATTTGTATCAAGTGTGGTGCTTGTATGGAGAAATGTAAGTTTAATGCTATCAACATAAAATAG
- a CDS encoding NADH-dependent [FeFe] hydrogenase, group A6: protein METIKLTIDNCLVEVEKGTTIYKAAKKIGIDIPVLCYMNLEHLNIENKPAGCRICVVEVEGRKNLAPSCSTECLNGMVVKTNTMRVLNARKTVLELILSDHPKDCLTCPKSGRCDLQDMAVRLGVRQIPGQEFAEMSTYKVDFSPSIIRDMDKCIMCRRCETMCNDFQTVGALGAINRGFMSVVAPAFEQDLQKSPCTYCGQCVAVCPTGALTEVDHTPKVVRELANPKKTVIVQTAPAVRAALGEEFGMEPGTLVTGKLAAALRRLGFNYVFDTDFAADLTIMEEGTELLGRISKFLEGDKNVKLPILTSCCPGWVNFFETNYPDMLNVPSTARSPQQMFGSIAKTYFADKIGVKREDLVVVSIMPCLAKKYECQREEFSVNGNPDVDYALSTRELAHLIKEANINFSDLPDEDFDQPLGESTGAAVIFGATGGVIEAATRTAYEVFTKKTLEKVDFHQLRGTDGIRSATVDFNGTPIRIGIAHGLGNARKLLDKIRSGEEQYHAIEVMACPGGCIGGGGQPLHHGDASVLTARTMAIYREDANKPCRKSHENPYIKTLYDEFLGHPMSEKAHHLLHTHYFDKSQSEIIITNE from the coding sequence ATGGAAACTATTAAGCTAACAATAGATAACTGCCTAGTTGAAGTAGAAAAAGGAACTACTATCTACAAGGCTGCAAAGAAAATAGGAATCGATATTCCTGTTCTCTGCTACATGAACTTGGAACATCTGAACATCGAAAATAAGCCTGCTGGTTGCCGCATTTGTGTTGTTGAGGTTGAGGGTCGTAAAAACCTAGCTCCTTCGTGCAGCACCGAGTGTCTGAACGGGATGGTTGTTAAGACCAATACCATGAGGGTTCTCAATGCCCGCAAAACAGTACTGGAATTGATTCTTTCTGATCACCCTAAGGATTGCCTTACTTGTCCTAAATCTGGGAGGTGCGATCTTCAGGATATGGCTGTTCGCCTAGGTGTTCGTCAAATACCTGGTCAGGAGTTTGCCGAAATGTCTACTTATAAGGTAGACTTCTCGCCATCCATTATTCGCGATATGGATAAGTGCATTATGTGCCGTCGTTGCGAAACCATGTGTAACGACTTTCAAACTGTTGGTGCGCTTGGTGCTATTAACCGTGGTTTTATGTCGGTTGTTGCTCCTGCGTTCGAACAGGATTTGCAAAAGTCGCCTTGTACTTACTGCGGACAGTGTGTGGCTGTATGTCCTACAGGAGCCCTTACCGAGGTTGACCATACTCCAAAGGTTGTCCGCGAGTTGGCTAATCCTAAGAAAACGGTAATTGTACAAACTGCTCCTGCAGTACGTGCTGCATTGGGCGAAGAGTTTGGTATGGAACCAGGAACACTTGTAACTGGTAAACTTGCAGCTGCGCTTCGTCGTTTAGGTTTCAACTACGTTTTCGATACCGATTTTGCAGCCGACCTTACTATTATGGAAGAGGGAACTGAGTTACTTGGCCGTATCTCGAAGTTCCTAGAGGGAGATAAGAACGTTAAGTTACCTATTCTTACTTCTTGCTGTCCAGGTTGGGTAAACTTCTTTGAGACGAACTATCCTGATATGCTTAATGTGCCTTCTACTGCTCGTTCGCCACAACAGATGTTTGGCTCAATTGCGAAAACATACTTTGCAGATAAAATTGGCGTAAAGCGTGAGGACTTAGTTGTGGTGTCGATTATGCCATGTTTGGCAAAGAAGTACGAATGCCAACGAGAAGAGTTCTCGGTTAACGGTAACCCTGATGTTGATTATGCACTTTCAACTCGCGAACTTGCTCACCTGATTAAAGAGGCAAATATCAACTTTAGTGATCTTCCTGATGAGGATTTCGATCAGCCGCTTGGTGAATCGACTGGTGCTGCTGTGATCTTTGGAGCAACTGGAGGTGTTATCGAGGCTGCTACTCGTACAGCATATGAGGTATTTACCAAGAAAACGCTTGAGAAAGTGGACTTCCATCAACTTCGTGGTACGGATGGCATTCGTTCTGCTACTGTTGATTTCAACGGTACACCTATTAGAATTGGTATTGCTCATGGTTTAGGTAATGCTCGTAAGCTACTCGATAAGATCCGTAGTGGAGAAGAACAATACCATGCTATTGAAGTTATGGCTTGTCCTGGTGGATGTATTGGTGGTGGTGGTCAACCGCTACACCATGGCGATGCAAGCGTTCTTACTGCTCGTACAATGGCCATTTATCGCGAAGATGCCAATAAGCCTTGCCGTAAATCGCACGAGAATCCATATATCAAGACTCTATATGACGAGTTCTT